From the genome of Pseudomonas helvetica:
ATGGCTTGAGATGGCTCGAAATGATGAGCCAGTGCCCTTGATATCGACCTACGATTACAACGTTTCCTTATTGCATCGCGACGCCGAAGAGCGGTCGGCCAGCCGGCCAAATCGTTCCAGAGAATCGGTAGCGTCGGATTAGATGGGGGTTCTTGCTTTGATGTGACGAAGCAGCCAACTACTGCTTGGCTGTTTTTTTACTGCTGTCTGTCATCCTTGCTAATTTGAAATGACGGTCCTGTTTCTCCCGCTGGACTTGGCGATGTATAGCGCTTTGTCGGCGATATCCACCAAGCTCTCTACCGTATCGACTTCCCGTTCGGAGAGTGAACTAATGCCAATACTGATCGTGACCACCCCTAGTGGAGAGTCGCTGTGTTGTATTTTAGCGTGCTCCAAATCGAGTCGGATTTTTTCGGCCAGCAGGAAAGCCCCGACATAATCGGTGTTTGACAGTACAACGGCAAACTCTTCCCCGCCGTACCGGGCGGCGAGATCACCGGTTCGGCTTACATGCTTTCTGATTATTGCGCCCACGGCCTTCAGGCACTCATCACCCTGTACGTGGCCGTAGAGGTCGTTGTAGCTCTTGAAGAGGTCAACGTCGATCATGATCAGTGCAGTGCCGTCCAGTTTCTTGCGTTTTTTCCTGGCAACTTCAGCTTCTATGAAGAAATCAAAGTGGCGTCGGTTGGCCAGCCGTGTCAGTCCATCTTCGAGGGCCATCAAACCAAGAATCTTATTGGCTTCAATGTAGTCTTTCTGAGAGGCTTGCAATTCTCTTTGCGCTTGAATTTGCTGACCCATGAGCTTGATGAGTCGATAACCAATAAAGCTGAGAATTATTAATAATATGGAGGAAATGATCAGGCTGGCGAGGGATTCGCTCCGCCAGTCCGCCAGTACTTCATTTCGATCAAATTCGGCGACGACGACAAGGGGGTACCCATTAATGCGTCTAAAACCTATGACCCGCTCGACACCGTCGATAAACGATTTTATGGTCGCCGTGCCGGAGTTCACGTCAGGCTTTAACAGGGCGAACACTTCGCCTTTTGATATGTTAATGCCGATGTCCTGGTCGCGAAATGGCTTGCGCACCACAATGTTACCGCTGGAGGTCACCAGATTGATGAGGCCATTCGTTCCGGTGTCGACACCTTCGTAAAGGTTGAGGAAGTAGTTTAGGTAAATGGTAGCGAGTGCAACGCCGGCAAAACTCCCGTCTGGATGGTTGATTCGGCGCGATACCGTCATGATCCATTCATTGGTTGAGCGACTGCGTATGGAAGGGCCAAGATAAGGTCCCAGGTCCGTATGGTCGCGATGATAAATGAAATAGTCACGGTCCGAGTTGTTGGCGCCTGCGGGTATGACACCGTTTGAATTGAGTAGCCAGCGTCCCTGTTCATCATAGATAAAAAAGCCATGTATTTGAGGCAGGCGTTTTTGTTGTATTTTAAGTAACTCTTCCAGTTTGTTTAAGTTTTCTGCGTTGCTGCCTTCTGTTTCCAGTCGTTCCTTGACCCCTATAAGTACTGTGTCAGCCTGCGTAAGGGTTGCCTCGATATTGGACGATAAAGTCTTCGAGAGATTTGACATCTCGGTTTCCTTGTCGTGCAAATGGTACTCCAGGGAGTTGAAGATTCCCCATGTACTGATTGCTATCAGCGAGATGCATACGATGGCCACAAAGAGGATGACGTGTCCGACTTTGAGTTTGGCATCGGTCCACTCAGCGGAAAAAAAAGAAGCCTTCCTTGTCAACATGAAATCCTGCCATTCGACGTGGGTATCAATAGTTAGCGTATTCTATTTTTTTTATACCGTTGAGGTATTTTTAGCGTGGGTATTCGTTTTTGCCATATGCCCATCTTGCTTATTGCCAAATGTGCAGGCGGTCAAATAACGACAGCGTGATTGCCCCGCAATCACTCCCTCCCAGGAGCGTCAGAGAGAGGTGAAGGCTTTCGGTATGGAATCTTGGAGATGACAGGAGTAAAAAATACCTTACCTGCCTCAATCCAGAGGATGTGCAAATGGTCATTACCATCAAAGAGCGCGATGAGCATCACATGTCTCATGAATCAAGTAGCGCGGGAATCAGGATGTGGGATGTCTTTCAGGGAGATGTTCTGGTCGGCGTCTATCACAGTGAAGCTGAGGCGTTGAAGTACAAGGATTTGCTGGAGAGCGGTCGATTGGACAGCCACAAAAAACCTCCGAAAAGATAAGCTCAACGGAGTGAAAAAGCCCAGCCCAGTGCTGGGCTTTGTTGGTTTTGGGGCGGATGGATGCTGACAGTCGGCAGAGCGTGTCTGTTCAGTTGTGAATTGTTCAGAATTGGCTTGAGGACGCGGTGTTATGGAGCGCGTAAGGTTTACCTGTTCGCCCTGCCAGATGCTTCAGGAAACGTGCTGAGTGGCCAGCTGCTGGTCAGGGCGAACACTTGCCGCTATAGCGGCTGACTTTGAGGGGAGGGGGTTACTTGAGGGGAGAAGCAGAGATCTTTGAGTAAGTACCTTTATCGGTAGTGGCCAGTAAGCAGCGGCCATCCTTGAATTTTGCATAGAACGTTATTTCCCTTTCTGTATCGCATAGTAACCAGCCCGCCACTAGCCCGATTGGCCCTAGAAGCAATGCTCCCGCCAGACTCCATCGAATGACGCTGCCTTTCTTGTTGACGACTTCTTCGGTTGCTGTTTCCAGCGTTTCCAGATTTGACAGGGGAATCTTTAGTTCGAGAGAAGGTTTCAGTGCGGATTTCAGAGTGAAAGATCCAGATTGAAATTCGGCATCGCCTGCCAGAAAGTCACCGGATATCACCGTTATTTTCGACATGATTTTTTCTTCGTATGATCTGGTCTGGCCCGTTGAGTACTGGGCTCCAAAGGCTCCCCTCAGTCAATCGACTTGCGACAAAAGGCGAGGCCGGCGGTCACTTGATCGATACCCGTCGAGGGTATTCAAAACCGTCTGATCGAGTTCAGGCTGCCGGTTTTTCTCTGGGTAAAAGGAATTTTTTGTCGAGGTAGCGTGACGGTTGGAAATGGTCTATTAATTGACAACCTGCACCGTGAGGGTAGGCGAGAAGTCAGCGCCTGGAAGATGTTCGATGATGCCCGGCGGTGGGGCATGAGTTGGCGGCTAGATTGCTTGGTCGTGGAAACTGACAGGTGCTCGGGAGTGGCTCATGTGGTGTTTGATCTGCTCGCAAGACGCGCGACATATTGAATCCGCAATGGATGGCATTGAACTGATTTGTCCTGAGTGCGGGCATTTCGGCATATCCGGCATCGTTATGAGGGAACGGAACGAGCGAAAATTCGATGTCGAGCGAACCAGGGTCTGGCTTCATCGCGAACGCGAGATCAACCCTGACCGGTGTCCGGTTATCAATAGCTTGAACGTTATCTGGGCGTCAGAGCCCTGACGGTTGAGATCCCGTAGGTTATCCAGTTGAATCCAGCGGGTTGGCTACCATTCGAGTGAGGCAGGGCGTTACTGGGATTCGTACAGGGAAATGCGTTGCTGATAACGTCTCGCCAATCTCAATTCCTACCAACACAACGTGAAGACATTTTTCGCGCCTGGCTGGATGCGGCTGCCCAAGCGTGCGCATTCGCGAGAAAGGGTGTCGTGCAGCCATTGACGGTCATCCCCTTCGGCGCGACAGATGCGAAAGCGATGAAGGTGGATGGGGATCAGGTCCAGCGATTGCAGGCACCCGCTTGGGTCCAGGGCGGCAAAGTACAGAAGCCCCAGGTCGCCACGAAAGTCTGCGTGGTTCTCGATACCTTCGTAATCGTTCAGGAGATCACCGCAGCCATAGAGAATCAGGCGTTCGCGGTACACCTCGATACCCTTGATGTGGTGCGAGGAATGCCCGTGCACCACGTCGACTCCGGCCTCGTCGATCAACGCATGGGCGAACCGGACCTGCTCCCGCGGGATATCGAAGCCCCAGTTACCGCCCCAGTGAATGGAGGCGACCACTCGGTCTCCCGGGTTTTTGCCCGCAAGAATCCGTTTGGCCACAAGGTCCAGGCTTTGCATCGACAGGTCCTCCAGCCGCGCAACGCCTGCGCGCTTGTCCGTGGCGGCCCAGTCCGGTGGGATGCCACAGTCGGGTGCACCGAGGCCAAACACCAGCAAACGCCCTCCGCCTGGCTGCGGCAGCACGGCAGGCGCTTCGGCAGTTTGCCGGTTACGCCCGGCGCCGGCGCTGCGCATACCGTTGCTCGACAGGGTGTCTAGCGTATCGGCCAGACCGGCTTCCCCCCAGTCCAGCACATGATTGTTGGCCAGCATGCAGCAGTCGATGCCGGCTGCTCTGATGACCGGGAAGTTCTCCGGGCTCATGCGGTAATTGATGCCTTTTGGCTCCGGTCGTCCGCGGCGGGACACCGCAGTTTCCAGATTGATGATGCGTGCGTGTGGCTGGTGAAGTTCGAACTCATCCAGCGCGGTGCCCCAGACATAGGCGAAATCGACCGGGCGGGGAATCGGGCCATTGAGCCTTTCTGCCAGACGGACGTAATCGCCGGCATGCTTGACGTAAGCTTCGTAAAGCCGCGGATCGCCAGGATGCGGCAGTACCGAATCGATGCCGCGGGCGGTCATGACGTCGCCCGCGAGAAACAGCTTCAGCGTATCGCTAACAGCGGCCATGACACCCTCCCGGATATCCCGATCAGCTCACCGTACGTTTTGCTCGCACACCGTTCAAAATATCAATTTTTCTGCGTGGCCTGCGACAAGCCGATGACGAACCAACCCGGTATTGAGATCAAACGCTGTCAGAGCAAGTAGCCAGTTGCCTGTTCGAAGTGGTTGTCCTGCACCCCGGCGATCAGGTGCAGTGGAATGTGCTGTTGTGCATCGATGGCGGGGATTTCAAAGCTGCCCACTATTTGAAGGTGTCGCTCACTCAGCCCGGTCGACTCTTCTTCGTTTGCCTTAGCCATTCTCGCGTGGTTCGCTGCGATTTCATTGAGAGTTGACACGTTACATCTCCGGTGACTGACCAGGCGTATCGCTGGAGTCCTTAAGCGTTAATGTTGATTGCTGCCGCGTCAGAATAATGTCGTCCTGGGGCCGCTACGGGCGTACTTAGCAATCCTTGAGCCGTATCCTGCACCACGTTTTAATAGGCGACGAATGGTGTCGTAGAGTTCTCTCTAAAGGACTTTTACCGAGACCGAATCCTTTGGTCAGGAAATGCGAACATCTCTTTGCAGACAGCGTTCTAAACAGGTATGGGAGCTCAACAGGAGAAGCATCATGGTTCAGCGCCGCCGACACCATATCTCACAGATATCTCTTCGATTAGAGGGCTTGCGCGCCAACCTTTCGCAATTCAAGCAAGACGAGCTTGAAATACAGGAGACATTACGTGGATCTCCTGCACTCGAGATCGAAAAAGCTCTGGATGAGGCGTTTGACGAGATACGTGAATCGATAAACCATACCGAAGAACTCTTGAACGCGTTGGTTCAAGAGGCTGAAAGAGGTCGTGAAACGCAGGCGAGCCAAGAGGCTGGTTAAGATGTTCAAGGTCGGCTGAGGTGGAATGAGAAAGCCCGCAACCGGCGGGCTCTCTGCATCATACTGGAGCATGAAGATGTAAAGATCGGGTCTACTGATCCTTATCCTGATCTTGTTTGGTGCTCGAATGTTTGGTGCTCGAAGTAGCAGCGTTACTCAGCCCCTTTTCATTGTGATCGCCAGGTGTGGTGGTCGAGATCGCAGTGGCCTTTGTAAGTCCGTGTGTAGTTTTGGAGTGTGCGATCCCTGAAGTCGCCGAACCATGACCTTTGCTGTCATGGCGAATACTCCCGGTGTGCTTGCCACTGATTCCATGATCCCTGATTGCTTTACCGTCATGATCGCTATCCAGACCTTCGCTACGGCCAGTGCTATCAGCGTCAGCAGTATGGCCTTCGCTACGGCCATTGCTGTCAGCGTCAGCAGAATGACCTACTCCCTGGCCGCCGGCACCGCTACTGCTGCCGTGACCTGCACTGTTTCCGCCGCCACCACTTTTTGCATAGGCGGAGGACATTGGGAGTAAGGGCGCTGCAGCCAGCATCATTACGCATGTCATCAAAGCTACGAAATTCGTCTTCTTTAAATGCATGATGGCGTCCATCGATGTGAGTGGGTTTGCATGAATTAAGACGCACGGCATTCGTTTATAGTTCTCAGGCTTCAGACCGACGGTGTGAGGAGTCTGGAAACACTATGCGCTGGGTGCCTGCGTACCTATGAGGGGCGAGGTTTAGATCAGGCATGTCATTTCAGGAGAAGGGATAACAATGATCCACCGTAAGCCAATAGAGCCTTGGGCTGTTGACGCGATAGCCTACATTCGGGCCTCTTCGGCTTTGAAACGAGAGTTTGCTTTGCTGCAAAACCGTGTCTATCCGGAGACGGGAGAAGATGAAATCAATACGGCGATACCGCTGCACGATCCGGTGTTCGATGCATTCTCGTTCTATACCTGCGCGCACGACAGGGTCGTCAGTTATGCCGCGGTCGTAATGAAAGCGATTGAACATGCGGGTGACACATTTGAAATCGCCGGGCTGAGTTGCGTCATGACCGATCCAGATTGTCAGGGGCGAGGCCTTGGGTTGAATACCGTCGCCGCGGCGACTCGTTGTATGGAGCGCAGTAATCTTGATATCGGCGTCTTCACGTGTGATCCGCCGCTCGCTCGTTTCTATGCGCAGGCTGGCGGCTGGTCTGTAGCGCCCAATATCGTCCTGATCGGCAACCAGGATGAAGAGGCTTTACGCAGCGATACGTTGGGCAAAGTTGTCATGTTGCGGCTGTTTTCGCAGAAGGCAATCGCGAACGCATCGACATTTACGCACGGGGTTATAAATCTCGCCTTGCCGCAAGGGCAGTTTTTATAGTCCGGGTGTCAATGTGCTCTGCCGCTTGCTGCTCCTGTGTAGCGTAGCTGCATAGACGTAGGCGGGCGCCCGAGTGGCTGGCGCCGTCAGATTGGACGGCACCAAGCTTTTCCTGCGGGGGCTGAGATAAGAAGCACAGTCATCCACGGAAGCTGACTGACACTTCATTGCTATTCGATGAATGCTTGTATATCGCCGTCCAGTTTTTTGATTGCCGCTTTGAAATCGTTAGCGGTAACCGGCTGGCTTGCATTTTTCAATTGTTCACCGAAGACCTTGCGCACCACTTTGGCCACAGTCCGGCCATTACTTGCGTCGATTATCTCGGCCTCAATGTACAACTCGGTCTCTTGATTACGGTGGCCGGTGGCCGCCTGAGTCGCGCCTATCGCGGCCGCAACCGGAACCACTTCATACCATTTCATACCTTCATTGGACGTGCTGACCCCGGTAATCGCAGCGCGTACGACCAGGACTCGCGAACCGGCAGGGGCCGACGGAACATTGGGTACCACACGGTACTTCTGGCCCAGTGCGCTCTTGGCATTGTTCGTCATGTAGGTTTGCAACTGGTCCAGCGTCTGGCGGTTGACCCGTTCATTGGGCTGTGGTGTCGGGTACAGTTCCAATCGCTTGAAGGCCACCGTGTCATAAGCGTTCGGGTTCCAGGACGGGGTCACCCAACGCATGGCCTTCTCACCGCTGGGTGTACTGACCTCCTGCAAATTGTTGTAGTCGGGAAGAAACCCTGAGTACTGTTCCTTCTCCGTGACTCTTGAAGTGCATCCGCCGAGCAGCAGACCGCTCAAGGCAACGCCGACAAGCATTTTTCTGGACAGACTCATACTGTTTACTCCATGGATTAAGACGTTCTATACCGCATCGAGTTGACGGCAGTGACAGGCTATAGGGCTAATACCTGCACGCTGGATTCCTTATGACGCGGCCTGCATAGAGTGCCTTGTGTCCTTTGCTGGAGTATGTCCCGCTTATTTCCATGCAGTAGAAATGTTACCCAAATGAAATATATGACTGGCCGATGTTCCAGCTTTTTCTCCTTCGGAAAAATGTTCCCGTTGGGGCGCTTTGGGTGAGCGCGTATCCAACAGTTGACTCAGCCTGCTCAGGCTATGTAACCCCGAAGGCAAAATCCGAGGGATCGAAGCGATCGGTCGTCTTCATCCGAATACTTCGCAGGCCCACCGTTTCCAGGTGCGACGCATAGAGAGGCTCCGAAAAGTAACTTATCAGGATGGAGCGACGGCGTGCGCCGATTAAGTTCAGACTGGCCGCATGCACTAAATCGACATCAAACACCAGGATGTCACCCGCGGAGCCTGAAAGCCGTACGGACCGGGACTCGTCATTGAAGTCGAATGGCGGCTCTCCCTGCTCAGGGCGATGGCTGCCAGGGACGATACGAGTTGCGCCGTTCTCGGGACCATAATCGTCGAAATAAGCCAGGACGTTCACAATGTCGCCTGGCCGTTGGGCCGACAAGTCGCGGTGCAACTGCTGATGACCGCCACCTGCAAGAGGCTCGCGACCTTCTACCTGCGAGAGGAAGAACCGTTCTCCGATCAACTCACCCACCACCGCCAGCACCTCCGGCAGACGACACACAGCCTGAATCTTCGAATCAGCGTCCAGCAGCGAATGGCGCCAATCCATGCCACGCGGCACTGGCCATTGGTCCGCCGGCTTCACGCCCGCATCGAACACGGCACGAAGGTCATCCAGCCACTTGGCCGGGATCGCTCGACGGAGCAGTGCATAGCCATTTCGATGAAGTTGCTCGCGGTCAGTCATGGATTCCTCAATTCCCTCGCCATTTACGCGTCTTGCAAAGCGCCCCCGGGCTGGACAACAGCATTGGGCAATGATCGGCCAATGTTTAAGCGTAGCTTTTACGAGTCTAGTGAGCAGAGCGAGCGGTGTTGAGTATTAGCTGTGGGTGACTGAGCGTTTTTGGTCCACTAGCGACGGGCCGGGGAAGGCCTGTTCAGTGGAAAGTCGGGAACTGGGTAGTGGGCTTTCTGTATCGGAAAAATTGGGGGGATTTATGCGTGCCAACTTTCAAATCGGTTCGATTGCCATACTTGGTGCGCAGATAGAGAGGTGGCGCCGGTTTCAATGAAGGGGAGTGCTACCGGCCCTGCAAAAGTTCATCGACCACGCCCAAGAATGCCTCGACTAGCAGGGTGCGTCCTTGTGTTCGCGTGAGTATCAGCAGTTGCGCGCAGGTTTCGGGGTCTGCCAGCGGGCGGTAGGTCACCCCCTTTTTGGCCAGGGTCTTGGTGCACTGGGGCACCAGAGCGACGCCTTGGCCAGCGGCCACCAAGGCGATGATCGAGGTGATCTGTCGCCCAGACGGACCTGGACGTATTGGCAGACCGTTGTGTCGGTACAGATGCTCTATGGATTCATTGAGCCCGGAGCCATAATCGGCCGGAAACAGAATCAACGGGTGCGCACTGAGCTGGGCCAGGGTGACCTTGTCCTGGCTGGCCAGCGGGTTGTCACTGGAAAGGGCGGCCACCAGTGGTTCTCCCCCGAGAGACAATACCTGTACATCGGTTTGCCCGCTTTCAGGCTGCAGCCGGCTCATGCCGATATCGATGCGGCCATCGACGACTTGCGAATAAAGACTGCCGGAAGCACTTTCCACCAGCGTCAGCTGAACCTCTGGGAAGCGCTGGGCAAAGGCTTGAATGGTTTGGCTGAACAGATCCGACAGCGCAATCGAACTGGCGTAACCCAGCGCCAACTGACCGGCCGATCCGGCGGCAAGCTTGCCGGCGATGACTTCGGTCAGGTTGGCCTGTTCCAGTACGGCCCGCGCGTAAGGCAGGAAATGCCGGCCTTGTGCTGTTAGCGTCACCGTGCGGCTGGTGCGGTCGAACAGGCGAAAGCCCAGCTCGGACTCCAGGGCCGAAATCTGTCGGGTCAAGGGTGGCTGGGCGAGGTGCAGGCGCAACGCTGCGCGACCGAAGTGCAGCTCTTCGGCGACCGTCAAAAAGTAACGTAACTTGCGTAGGTCAAGCATCCTGTTCCTTGGGTATTGATCGGTCCGAATTCGGTATTGGTGTTCGGCAGGCTGCGTATTCTATAAAGACCTCCGAGAATGAATCGAGAGGTCTCATGAGTTCGCGTCTGCATAGCGCTCGGTGATTGTCGTCGCGGCGCTGCTACAGTTCCTGATGCCTTCCTGCTTGAATATCAACGTCCCACTCTCCAGCCTCTCAATACGATGAATGATTTGAAAGACGAAGTATCTTCCCTGCGCGCGCCGCAATCCGCTGATGCTTCAGTCCGTCGCCGATCCCTGGTGGCTGGCTGCGGTGCTCACGCCGTACATGATGGGCTGACCGACGTTATCTATGTGCTGTTGCCGATCTGGCAGTCGCAGTTCGGCATGAGCTACGCCCAGATCGGCCTGTTGCGCGGTGTCTATGCCGGGATGATGGCCGGTTTTCAACTGTTGGCGAGCCGGGCCGCCAAGCGATGGGGACGAGAGCGCATGCTGGTGGGCGGAACGGCACTCGCAGGCCTGGCCTATTTGCTGGCGGGGCAGGCTGGCGGGTTGACGGTGCTGTTGTTGGCGCTGCTGTTGGGAGGATTGGGCGCCAGTACTCAGCACCCGCTGGCATCTTCGTTGATTACCGATACTTACGAGGCGGGCGGAGGTGTCAAACAAGCGTTGTCGCAGTACAACTTCTCCGGCGATATTGGCAAAACGTTGATCCCGGGGTTGATCGGTCTGTTGCTGACAGTCATCAGTTGGCGCGCCAGTGTCACGCTACTGGGTCTGCTCGGGTTGGCGGCAGCGGGCCTGCTGTGGTGGCTGATCCCGGCTCGTGCCGAACCTTTGTCCACGCACGGCAAAGCGACCAAGGCGATCACGGGTAACGGTTCTGCCATCGGGCTGCGCGCGTTGATCCTGACCGGTACGCTGGACAGCGCGGTGCGTATGGGGTTTCTCACTTTCTTGCCATTTCTGTTGAAAGACAAGGGCGCCGGGACGGCAGGCATCGGCCTGGCGTTGACGATGTTGTTCGTGGGGGGCGCGTTCGGCAAGTTGCTGTGTGGCTATCTGGGGGCACGCATCGGTATGGTGAAGACGGTGTGGCTGACCGAGTTCACCACGGCGGTGTTGATCGTCATGGCGGTGTATCTGCCGTTTTTCGGCCTGATGGTGATGTTGCCGCTGCTGGGGCTGGCGCTGAACGGCACGTCGTCGGTGCTGTATGGCGCCGTGCCGGATCTGGCGGGGCCGGGTAAACGCGAGCAGGCGTTCGCGGTGTTTTACACCGGCACCATTGGGGGGGGTGCGCTGGCGCCGGTGTTGTTTGGCACCCTCGGTGATGTCACCGGTGTTCCCGTCGCGGTGATCATGTTGGCTGCCACCTTGTTGCTGACACTGCCGTTGTCCTGGTTTGTGCAGAGGGGGCTGGACGCTGATGCACGATCGCGATACCTGTTTCAGGACTAGACAGGGTCAAGAGTGGTTGCGCAACCTCTCTAATACCTCTCGGGGCACTTGAAGCCCCAGCCATCAACTATCAGATCTTTTACTTCTTCGCCAGTGGTGGTGATGCCTAGACATTCCTTGTTTCTCTTGTAGTTGAACTCGCAATATTGCACCCCTTGGGTGCATCTTTCGATTTCACTAATACCCATGTTTTTAAGTATTACTGCAGTGCCAACCGACTGCATCTCATTCGGTAAACCTGGCTTCCAGCCATGTTTAATCAATGCTTTTCGTGCATTTAAGAATGACATTCCTTTTTTAATCGGAACATCTGTTGCGTTCGCAAAAAAGCTAACGCAACAGAGCAAAATGCAAGCAACAAGGTGTGGTTTCATTTAAGCGATCCGCCAAAGCTCTTGTGTGTGAAACCAGATAGTCCCATTGCTGTAATGCAATGGTCTCTCCATGAGCTTATCGTAATGTTTAAAAAATCTGTCGGCCGCCATGGTGGAGAAAAACGCTAAGGATGACGCCGTTTGCCAATCGTATGGTGCCAAGCCGGGGGAGTGATGCCTACGTGAATTGCAGGGCTCAGCGGGACAAATAGCAATTCAGACCGGTTTGATCAGACTCGCGCCTTGGTTGCGCACATTACCAATGGCTGCGCTGACCTTGAACCATTCGAAGGCCTCGGACGGCTCTCCCTGTTGAATCATCATATGCTCGGCGCGCTCCTTGGGGGTGGTCGGGTCGAGCCATTCTCGTGCCACCTCGGGCGCCAGTGTTACCGGGCGTTGATCGTGGATGTCCACTATGCCGCCTGCCGAATCGGCAGTGATGATCACGAAGCCGTCATACTCGCTGGGCGCGTGGTCGCCGCTCGGAAACTGGCCGATAGCAGCGCACAGGATCGGTGAGCCGTCCCGATGCCGGATCAAATAGGGTTGCTTCTTTGGCCCGCCCTCATCGACCCACTCAAACCAGTTGTTGATGGGGGTGATTGCTCGGTGTGGCCAGATCGCCCGGTAGAATGGGCTATGCGCTACCTTTTCGACTCTGCCGTTCGGTTTCGCTGGCTGATCGGTTGCCCAATGCGGTCGCCAACACCACCTGACCAGGTCGGCGTACAGCGTGTCGCCCTCCTGGTGAAAGAGGGCGACCCTTGTTGTGGGGGCGACGTTGTATTGCTCGAGCGGCTGGTCGCCAACGGTGTTGACCAGAGCATTGGGCATGCTCAGCGCCGCCACGAAGTCGTGGATACCCTTGTATTGCGAAAGTCGTCCGCACATGGCTGAACCCTCAAGTTCAACCCTGAGTTTAGACGATCGTTTTCGGGCGCTCTATGAGGCCGTCCAACATACTGCCGAAGCAGTGCGCGCATTTGGGAGGGTGGGCCAATGTGGGGTTTTGATGGGAGCTTGAGTGGGCTAGAACCTCCTGAGTTACACGCCCCAGCCTGCACAAACACCCGATTGGCTCATGGAAGAGCGCACGCCCGACTTGCCCCGGCGCATGCTCGACGAATTATCGGCATCACCGACGACGGCGACCGAGGACTGATCGCTCTGGCTGCGTGCCAGGCGTCTGTGAGGGGGGGATCACACTGAAGCGCAATGACCGCAATTTTCGGCAATGGTCGGTCGCTAGCCCGCGCCGCGCTTACTTGGTTTTGGAGGTGCGTCAGGACACTCATCGGCCCATCGCGTAACCGTCATGTCATTGAATTGCTCGCCGATAGTGTCTACGCGCAGGCAAACGCCGTTCTTTGTGTAGAACAAGATGCAACGCGAGCTATCAAAAGAGCAGACATCGACCTCATAGTACTTGTGCGCAGCCAGCTCACGCTCCACGCCACTATATTCATAGCCGTCGGCGGTATGTATCCGTGTCGGCGTCCATCCTTGTTTGATGAGCTTGGCCTTGGCCGCGACCAAGGACTCACCGACGGCGATGCCTGCCGGCCCGCGCCTGTCGTTTGTCGCCTGCGAGCCATCCGCAAACGCTGCATTGGCGCCAATGCAATAGAGGGCGATGAACGCGAGGATCGAAAGCTTCATTTAACACTCCCTTCAGTCGATTTGTAGTTCGCCAAAAATTTTGAACATTCGACATACGGTTGCGGCGGGTAATGACTCGCTTTGCCAGGCCCTTCGGGAAGTGCCGCCCACCTCGTTGCCGCCTTCGGCATGGCTCCGGGGATGTCGCCAGCCTTGATCTTGTCGATCACACCAAGGGTGCGTATGTCGACCGCGATGAGGTCT
Proteins encoded in this window:
- a CDS encoding MFS transporter; its protein translation is MNDLKDEVSSLRAPQSADASVRRRSLVAGCGAHAVHDGLTDVIYVLLPIWQSQFGMSYAQIGLLRGVYAGMMAGFQLLASRAAKRWGRERMLVGGTALAGLAYLLAGQAGGLTVLLLALLLGGLGASTQHPLASSLITDTYEAGGGVKQALSQYNFSGDIGKTLIPGLIGLLLTVISWRASVTLLGLLGLAAAGLLWWLIPARAEPLSTHGKATKAITGNGSAIGLRALILTGTLDSAVRMGFLTFLPFLLKDKGAGTAGIGLALTMLFVGGAFGKLLCGYLGARIGMVKTVWLTEFTTAVLIVMAVYLPFFGLMVMLPLLGLALNGTSSVLYGAVPDLAGPGKREQAFAVFYTGTIGGGALAPVLFGTLGDVTGVPVAVIMLAATLLLTLPLSWFVQRGLDADARSRYLFQD
- a CDS encoding SOS response-associated peptidase family protein, coding for MCGRLSQYKGIHDFVAALSMPNALVNTVGDQPLEQYNVAPTTRVALFHQEGDTLYADLVRWCWRPHWATDQPAKPNGRVEKVAHSPFYRAIWPHRAITPINNWFEWVDEGGPKKQPYLIRHRDGSPILCAAIGQFPSGDHAPSEYDGFVIITADSAGGIVDIHDQRPVTLAPEVAREWLDPTTPKERAEHMMIQQGEPSEAFEWFKVSAAIGNVRNQGASLIKPV